The following are encoded in a window of Flavobacterium cupriresistens genomic DNA:
- a CDS encoding LysM peptidoglycan-binding domain-containing protein, whose product MKYYFTLLSLVFLVTCSAFSQEKVVKYTVSSGETINQIAQKFKVTPYDIYQLNPDARKALAPKTVLLIPTKGDKSTPAKTEVTSIKPSTSGKTIVHEVQPKETLFGIEKKYGISDEALKAANPFLVTNGLQIGQTLTIPSKGAAVKTTAAVSPKATKTPALEKYIYHDVVPKETKYSIAKQYNTTVEDLEKRNPDIVANLEVGHRVTIKGTAPKTEVATPVVAKVAKPVETKKVDESSKKGTTYMDYQVKPKETLYSLSRTFQLTQAELTELNPSLSEGVKEGMVLKVPSGFLAPTPIIVQHQPTEKAVEKPVDNSGSGAIKIVEKVKSETTSANPEIVELTKKRGQGERKKLVLLMPFNLAKMQTDTVSTTNRIKSDKFLNMTLDFYSGAMMAIDSAKTLKLPIDVSIYDSQETKSTSNVLSLIAQNKLQDADAVVGPFYQGNAESTANALHSYNIPVISPLSKDAANPIDNLYQSIPTNDVVKNAVFDYMRAKNGNIVAVVDKKKESVVTYIKQNQKGVVFAALTETGGLDAANLKSLLLPNRMNYVVMETANTAMVKATIKALIDAQKTCQVQLVILEPNSTLDTDEISFENLIKLKLMYPSVTRESDESGVSIFKKEYRLKNKINPNTYATRGFDVTFDTMMRLVQGKTYQETADLMTTEQADNKFQYYKKEDGGHANKGVYILYYDSDLTLKVAN is encoded by the coding sequence ATGAAATATTATTTTACATTATTGTCTCTCGTTTTTTTAGTAACCTGTTCTGCTTTTTCTCAGGAAAAGGTAGTGAAATATACAGTTTCGAGCGGAGAAACAATTAATCAGATTGCGCAAAAATTTAAGGTAACTCCTTACGATATTTATCAGTTAAATCCGGATGCCAGAAAAGCTTTAGCTCCTAAGACCGTACTGTTAATTCCGACTAAAGGTGATAAATCAACACCCGCTAAAACGGAAGTAACTTCAATAAAGCCAAGTACATCAGGAAAAACAATTGTGCATGAAGTACAACCTAAAGAAACACTTTTTGGGATCGAAAAAAAATACGGTATTTCGGATGAAGCATTAAAAGCCGCCAATCCATTTTTGGTGACTAATGGTTTGCAAATTGGTCAGACGCTTACTATTCCATCAAAAGGAGCTGCAGTTAAAACTACTGCCGCAGTAAGTCCTAAAGCCACTAAAACACCAGCTCTTGAAAAATACATATATCATGATGTTGTACCAAAAGAGACCAAATATTCTATTGCAAAACAATACAATACGACGGTTGAAGATTTAGAGAAACGTAATCCGGATATTGTAGCAAATTTAGAAGTTGGACACCGAGTAACGATTAAAGGAACCGCTCCAAAAACAGAAGTGGCTACCCCTGTTGTTGCTAAAGTTGCAAAACCGGTTGAAACTAAAAAAGTTGATGAGTCTTCAAAGAAAGGCACAACTTATATGGACTATCAAGTGAAACCAAAAGAAACACTTTATAGTTTGTCAAGAACATTTCAATTAACTCAAGCAGAATTAACAGAATTGAATCCTTCTCTTTCTGAAGGAGTGAAAGAAGGAATGGTTTTAAAAGTGCCATCCGGATTCCTTGCACCAACTCCAATTATTGTTCAGCACCAACCAACTGAAAAAGCGGTAGAAAAGCCAGTTGATAATTCCGGTTCAGGAGCAATAAAAATTGTTGAAAAAGTAAAATCGGAAACGACTTCTGCGAATCCTGAAATAGTCGAGTTGACTAAAAAAAGAGGACAAGGTGAGCGTAAAAAATTAGTTTTATTAATGCCGTTTAATTTGGCAAAAATGCAGACTGATACCGTAAGTACTACAAATAGAATTAAAAGCGATAAATTTTTGAACATGACTCTTGATTTTTATTCAGGAGCGATGATGGCAATTGACTCGGCGAAGACCTTAAAATTACCAATTGATGTGTCGATTTACGATTCGCAAGAAACAAAAAGTACTTCTAATGTATTGAGTTTAATCGCACAGAATAAATTGCAGGATGCCGATGCAGTGGTAGGACCTTTTTATCAAGGTAATGCAGAAAGTACCGCTAATGCATTGCATTCGTACAATATACCGGTAATTTCTCCACTATCAAAAGATGCGGCCAATCCAATTGATAATTTGTACCAGTCTATCCCAACAAACGATGTCGTTAAAAATGCAGTTTTTGATTATATGCGTGCTAAAAACGGAAACATTGTTGCGGTAGTAGATAAGAAAAAGGAATCGGTTGTTACCTATATTAAGCAAAATCAAAAAGGAGTTGTTTTTGCTGCTTTAACAGAGACCGGAGGTTTAGATGCAGCAAACTTAAAAAGTTTGTTATTGCCTAACCGAATGAATTATGTGGTAATGGAAACGGCTAATACCGCTATGGTGAAAGCAACAATTAAAGCATTGATTGATGCGCAAAAAACTTGTCAGGTGCAATTGGTGATTTTAGAACCAAACAGCACTTTAGATACAGACGAAATTAGTTTTGAAAATTTAATAAAATTGAAATTAATGTATCCGTCAGTAACCCGTGAAAGTGATGAATCTGGTGTTTCAATCTTTAAAAAAGAATATCGATTGAAAAACAAAATAAATCCAAACACGTATGCGACTCGTGGTTTCGATGTAACTTTTGATACAATGATGCGTTTGGTTCAAGGTAAAACCTATCAGGAAACAGCAGATTTAATGACAACTGAACAAGCGGACAATAAATTTCAATATTACAAAAAAGAAGATGGCGGACACGCAAACAAAGGTGTTTACATTTTATATTACGATTCAGATTTAACTTTAAAAGTAGCCAATTAA
- a CDS encoding DUF3472 domain-containing protein — MKNIFYLFFAASLVSFSCASNNNDDTQQDTPPKNETIQNPKTTISLPLGGNAYSSKHLDGNNTITDNGIENWTDSNEFFTAYFKISTPGTFQITVEESVEVNGKSEVEFSINNESKKVNFTTTKKAVIAGTWTIKQAGYVAVKIKGISKTGDRFPSISRLTIASADYDGKIAYVPNNEGSFYHWGRRGPSVHLNYQVQESINAEWYYNELTIPENEDKIGSYFMANGFGEGYFGIQVNSSTERRVLFSVWSPFTTDDPNSIPDSHKIKMLKKGENVYTGEFGNEGSGGQSYLKYNWKAGTTYKFLLRGLPAGNNTTTYTAYFFAPEVNKWLLIASFNRPETNTYLKRFHSFLENFVPEQGDFSRKVLFNNQWICDDKGAWTEINTARFTNDNTGAKEYRMDFAGGAENGSFFLKNGGFFNDFTTPKTTFTRPLTNKKPEINFTTLP; from the coding sequence ATGAAAAATATATTTTACTTGTTTTTTGCAGCTTCTTTAGTATCATTTTCATGCGCCAGCAATAATAATGATGATACCCAGCAGGATACACCACCGAAAAATGAAACAATTCAAAACCCAAAAACAACAATTTCTCTGCCACTCGGAGGAAATGCCTATAGTTCTAAACATTTAGATGGAAACAATACGATTACAGACAATGGAATAGAAAACTGGACTGATTCCAACGAATTTTTTACTGCTTATTTTAAAATTTCGACTCCCGGAACATTTCAAATTACTGTTGAAGAATCTGTTGAAGTAAATGGGAAATCAGAAGTAGAATTTTCGATAAACAACGAGTCTAAAAAAGTAAATTTTACCACCACAAAAAAAGCAGTTATCGCGGGAACCTGGACGATTAAACAAGCCGGTTATGTAGCTGTCAAAATAAAAGGAATCAGCAAAACAGGCGATCGTTTTCCGTCTATTAGTCGCTTAACGATTGCCAGTGCTGATTATGATGGTAAAATAGCCTACGTACCTAACAACGAAGGTAGTTTCTATCACTGGGGAAGACGTGGTCCATCTGTTCACTTAAATTATCAAGTACAGGAAAGCATCAATGCCGAATGGTATTACAACGAATTGACAATTCCTGAAAACGAGGACAAAATTGGTTCTTATTTTATGGCAAATGGTTTTGGCGAAGGTTATTTCGGAATTCAGGTAAACTCATCGACAGAAAGAAGAGTTTTATTCTCTGTATGGAGTCCGTTTACTACTGATGATCCAAACAGTATTCCTGATTCTCATAAAATTAAAATGTTGAAAAAAGGAGAAAATGTATATACAGGAGAATTCGGAAATGAAGGTTCAGGCGGACAGAGTTACCTAAAATACAACTGGAAAGCAGGTACAACCTACAAGTTTTTACTACGCGGACTTCCAGCCGGAAATAATACCACTACTTACACTGCTTATTTCTTCGCTCCTGAAGTAAACAAATGGTTGTTAATTGCGAGTTTTAATCGTCCTGAAACCAATACTTACTTAAAAAGATTTCATTCCTTCTTAGAAAATTTCGTTCCGGAACAAGGAGATTTCTCGCGTAAAGTGTTATTCAACAATCAATGGATTTGCGATGATAAAGGTGCTTGGACTGAAATTAATACCGCTCGATTCACAAACGACAATACGGGTGCAAAAGAATACCGAATGGATTTTGCCGGTGGTGCAGAAAATGGTTCTTTCTTCCTGAAAAATGGTGGTTTCTTTAATGATTTTACAACTCCAAAAACTACATTTACAAGGCCATTAACGAATAAAAAACCGGAAATAAATTTCACTACTTTACCGTAG
- a CDS encoding RagB/SusD family nutrient uptake outer membrane protein: MKNIFILFIALSFLSSCELEREPFNAYTKDKILQDKEAAVDVLLNGCYAQLRDWSDVMHRVGEYPGDNIMIRGTSTDSFYSFISYQHIPNNDRLATFWNNSYKIISQSSDLMKMIAEGENPVLDQKLGEAYYLRGMLYFYLGKTYGRPYAQSPETNLGVPIVNGLPEDIANISLPDRATVKATYEQAISDLKKGEALMSENRTAAYATKEAAQAMLSRVYLYMSGTYETPNQEYATLSIDYAKKVILSGRYNLLSRADFMKYNTFAPDASGQTETIFAVKRVASEFSGYDHYYGIGGMYANLQGQGWGEMYASAEYLDLLRKSGLKKDARWAFIEPQYALDASNNKTAAFRFITDAFNAAGTQTGFNYIQQPLKTKTDGSYYITIANVDYNLTVVNAAENNYSISYAGKTYVGEKDYMMLLNRVYPMFYITKCSLQDNDSHLHSPIISRLAEMYLNMAEAYAKKGDYGNALTNLNVIRERAIVGGGYTSLNSTNAAQLIDEERQLELAFEAQRGYDVYRNGQTMTRRYPGPHLPLIDVPATSLRVVQYIPQSEINAYPGTLTQNP, translated from the coding sequence ATGAAAAATATATTCATACTATTTATTGCGCTTAGTTTTCTATCTTCATGTGAACTGGAGCGAGAACCATTTAATGCTTACACAAAAGATAAAATTCTACAAGATAAAGAAGCAGCCGTAGATGTACTGCTTAACGGATGTTATGCACAACTTAGAGACTGGTCGGATGTTATGCACCGCGTGGGAGAATATCCGGGAGACAACATCATGATCAGAGGAACCTCTACTGATTCCTTCTACTCTTTTATATCCTATCAACATATTCCGAATAATGACAGGTTGGCTACTTTCTGGAACAATAGTTACAAAATTATCTCACAGTCAAGTGATTTAATGAAAATGATTGCTGAAGGAGAAAACCCCGTATTAGATCAAAAATTAGGAGAAGCCTATTATTTAAGAGGAATGCTTTATTTTTATTTAGGCAAAACATATGGCAGACCTTATGCACAATCTCCGGAAACTAATTTGGGCGTACCAATTGTAAATGGATTACCGGAAGACATCGCTAACATAAGCCTACCGGACAGAGCTACCGTAAAAGCAACCTATGAGCAGGCCATTAGCGATCTTAAAAAAGGAGAAGCTTTAATGAGCGAAAACAGAACTGCAGCGTATGCAACCAAAGAAGCGGCACAAGCAATGCTTTCAAGAGTATATTTATATATGAGTGGAACTTACGAAACACCAAATCAAGAATACGCTACTTTATCTATTGATTATGCTAAAAAAGTTATTTTGAGTGGTCGCTATAATTTACTTAGCAGAGCCGATTTTATGAAATATAATACTTTTGCACCAGATGCAAGCGGACAAACAGAAACGATCTTTGCCGTTAAACGTGTAGCATCTGAGTTCTCAGGTTATGATCACTATTATGGTATTGGCGGTATGTATGCAAATCTTCAGGGTCAAGGCTGGGGAGAAATGTACGCTAGTGCAGAATATCTTGATTTATTGCGAAAATCAGGGCTGAAAAAAGATGCAAGATGGGCATTTATTGAACCTCAATATGCTTTAGATGCTTCTAATAATAAAACAGCAGCTTTCCGCTTTATAACTGATGCATTTAATGCAGCGGGGACACAAACTGGATTCAACTATATCCAACAACCTCTTAAAACTAAAACTGACGGTTCTTATTATATTACTATAGCAAACGTAGATTACAATCTTACTGTCGTAAATGCTGCCGAAAATAACTATTCAATTTCGTATGCAGGTAAAACTTATGTAGGCGAAAAAGATTATATGATGCTATTAAATCGTGTATATCCTATGTTCTACATTACAAAATGTTCGTTACAGGATAATGATTCACACCTGCACTCCCCTATTATTTCGAGATTGGCAGAAATGTATCTGAACATGGCTGAAGCTTATGCTAAAAAAGGAGATTATGGAAATGCTTTGACTAATTTAAATGTCATCCGTGAAAGAGCAATTGTTGGAGGCGGATATACTTCATTAAACAGTACTAATGCCGCGCAACTCATCGATGAAGAACGTCAATTAGAGTTAGCTTTTGAAGCACAACGTGGTTATGATGTTTACAGAAACGGACAAACCATGACACGTCGCTATCCTGGTCCTCATCTGCCATTAATAGATGTACCTGCAACTAGTCTTCGTGTAGTACAATATATTCCACAGTCAGAAATAAACGCATATCCGGGGACTTTAACCCAGAATCCGTAA
- a CDS encoding OsmC family protein translates to MTSKVTYLGDLRTKSIHVQSGSEIISDAPLDNNGKGEAFSPTDTVANALASCMMTIMGIKARDMEININDSTAEVTKIMNAEPRRIGAIEIVFEMKGTTDEKSKTILERAAMTCPVFLSLNSEIEKRITFNWK, encoded by the coding sequence ATGACATCAAAAGTAACCTATTTAGGGGATTTAAGAACGAAATCAATCCACGTGCAATCCGGAAGTGAAATCATTTCGGATGCACCATTAGATAATAACGGAAAAGGAGAAGCATTTTCTCCAACAGACACCGTAGCAAACGCTTTAGCAAGTTGCATGATGACGATTATGGGAATCAAAGCTCGTGATATGGAAATCAATATCAACGATTCTACAGCCGAAGTAACTAAAATAATGAACGCTGAACCAAGACGTATCGGAGCAATCGAAATTGTTTTTGAAATGAAAGGTACAACAGACGAAAAAAGCAAAACAATCTTAGAGCGTGCTGCCATGACCTGTCCGGTGTTTTTGAGTTTAAACAGTGAGATTGAAAAACGAATTACTTTTAATTGGAAGTAG
- the guaA gene encoding glutamine-hydrolyzing GMP synthase: protein MQHNVLILDFGSQYTQLIARRVRELNIFCEIFPYNHFPSDLSPYKAVILGGSPFSVRAEDAPHPDLSQIRGKLPMLAVCYGAQYLAHFSGGEVAASNTREYGRANLSYIKENEVFFNGVSENSQVWMSHSDSIKALPTNAVKLASTHDVEYAAYKIEGETTYAIQYHPEVFHSTDGSKMLENFLVNIAEVPQNFTPGAFVEEMVAELKEKLGDDKVVLGLSGGVDSTVAAVLLHQAIGKNLYCIFVNNGLLRKNEFQNVLDQYKGMGLNVKGVDAGDRFLGELAGISDPETKRKTIGRVFIEVFDDESHLIEDVKWLAQGTIYPDVIESVSVKGPSATIKSHHNVGGLPDYMKLKIVEPLRMLFKDEVRRVGATLGIDPELLGRHPFPGPGLSIRILGDITPEKVQILQDVDAVFIDGLKSWGLYDKVWQAGAILLPVNSVGVMGDERTYEKVVALRAVESTDGMTADWVHLPYDFLMKVSNDIINKVKGVNRVVYDISSKPPATIEWE, encoded by the coding sequence ATGCAACACAACGTACTTATTTTAGATTTCGGATCGCAATATACTCAACTTATTGCGCGTAGAGTTCGCGAATTAAATATATTCTGCGAAATTTTCCCTTACAATCACTTTCCAAGTGATTTATCACCTTATAAAGCTGTAATTTTAGGAGGAAGCCCATTTTCTGTTCGTGCAGAAGATGCTCCACATCCTGATTTGTCTCAAATTCGAGGTAAACTTCCAATGTTGGCAGTTTGTTACGGAGCACAATATTTAGCGCATTTTAGTGGTGGAGAAGTAGCTGCTTCTAATACCAGAGAATACGGTAGAGCTAATTTGTCTTATATTAAGGAGAATGAAGTTTTCTTTAACGGCGTTTCAGAAAACAGCCAGGTTTGGATGAGTCACAGCGATAGTATCAAAGCTTTGCCGACAAATGCAGTAAAATTGGCAAGTACTCATGATGTAGAATATGCAGCTTATAAAATTGAAGGCGAGACAACTTACGCGATTCAATACCATCCGGAGGTTTTTCACTCTACTGATGGATCAAAAATGTTAGAAAACTTTTTAGTTAACATTGCTGAAGTTCCTCAAAACTTTACACCAGGTGCTTTCGTAGAAGAAATGGTGGCAGAATTAAAAGAGAAATTAGGTGATGATAAAGTTGTTTTAGGATTGTCAGGAGGAGTAGATTCTACTGTAGCGGCAGTTTTATTACACCAGGCAATTGGTAAAAACCTGTACTGTATTTTCGTAAATAACGGTTTACTTCGTAAAAACGAATTCCAAAATGTATTAGATCAATACAAAGGAATGGGATTGAATGTAAAAGGAGTAGATGCCGGGGATCGTTTTCTTGGTGAATTAGCCGGAATCAGTGATCCTGAAACCAAACGTAAAACAATTGGTCGTGTATTCATTGAAGTTTTTGATGATGAATCACATTTAATCGAAGACGTAAAATGGTTGGCTCAGGGAACTATTTACCCCGACGTAATTGAGTCGGTTTCTGTAAAAGGACCATCGGCTACAATTAAATCACACCACAATGTTGGTGGATTACCGGATTATATGAAATTAAAAATTGTAGAACCACTTAGAATGCTTTTCAAAGATGAAGTAAGAAGAGTAGGAGCTACTTTAGGAATAGACCCTGAATTATTGGGAAGACACCCTTTCCCGGGACCAGGATTATCCATTAGAATTTTAGGAGATATCACTCCTGAGAAAGTTCAGATTTTACAAGATGTTGACGCTGTTTTCATCGATGGATTAAAATCTTGGGGATTATATGACAAAGTGTGGCAAGCCGGAGCGATCCTGCTTCCTGTAAATAGTGTTGGTGTAATGGGAGATGAGCGTACTTACGAAAAAGTAGTAGCGCTTAGAGCCGTGGAATCTACCGACGGTATGACTGCCGACTGGGTACATTTACCTTATGATTTCTTAATGAAAGTATCAAATGATATTATCAATAAAGTAAAAGGAGTAAATCGTGTGGTATACGATATAAGTTCTAAACCACCTGCAACAATTGAGTGGGAATAG
- a CDS encoding Gfo/Idh/MocA family protein has protein sequence MKTSNLKFILTVCILFCGAIVSAQMIKTKTPSRAKGQTDVLRLAATPLPTVRVAFIGLGMRGPGAVERMTHIPGVEIVALCDMTQENTSKANEILTKQGLAKAQEFYGDENAWKKVTALPNVDLVYIATDWKHHAMIGVQAMKDGKHVAIEVPGAMTMKEIWELIDTSEKTRKHCMQLENCVYDFFELTTLNMAQQGLFGEILHAEGSYIHGLQPFWGEYWNNWRMDYNIKHRGDIYATHGMGPACQALNIHRGDKMNFLVSMDTKAVGNPAYIKEKSGKEIKDFRNGDHTMTMIRTENGKTIQIQHDVTSPRPYSRMYQLSGTKGFANKYPMEGYALDGKELGDDVKPNHEKLSAHSFVPAEVKKALMEKYKHPIVKDIEEQAKKVGGHGGMDFVMDYRLIYCLQKGLPLDMDVYDLAEWSCLGPLTEISLDNNSAPVEIPDFTRGGWNKLQKLEFSN, from the coding sequence ATGAAAACTAGTAATTTAAAATTCATTTTAACCGTTTGCATTTTGTTTTGTGGAGCAATTGTATCGGCGCAAATGATCAAAACCAAAACCCCGTCACGTGCAAAAGGTCAAACTGACGTTTTACGTTTGGCAGCAACACCACTACCAACCGTACGTGTTGCTTTTATAGGTCTTGGAATGCGCGGCCCCGGAGCAGTAGAACGCATGACTCATATACCCGGTGTTGAAATTGTCGCTTTATGTGATATGACACAGGAAAACACTTCTAAAGCAAACGAAATCTTAACCAAACAAGGACTTGCAAAAGCACAGGAATTTTATGGTGATGAAAATGCATGGAAAAAAGTTACAGCATTACCAAATGTAGATTTAGTATACATCGCAACAGACTGGAAACATCACGCTATGATTGGTGTTCAGGCTATGAAAGATGGTAAACACGTTGCAATAGAAGTTCCTGGAGCAATGACAATGAAAGAAATCTGGGAACTGATCGATACTTCTGAAAAAACACGTAAACACTGTATGCAGCTTGAAAACTGTGTGTATGATTTCTTTGAACTTACGACATTAAACATGGCGCAACAAGGTTTATTTGGAGAAATTCTTCATGCAGAAGGATCTTATATTCATGGTTTACAACCTTTCTGGGGTGAGTATTGGAACAACTGGAGAATGGATTACAATATCAAACATCGTGGTGATATTTATGCTACTCACGGTATGGGACCGGCTTGTCAGGCACTTAATATTCACCGTGGTGATAAAATGAATTTCTTAGTTTCTATGGATACGAAAGCAGTTGGAAACCCGGCTTACATCAAAGAAAAATCCGGAAAGGAAATTAAAGATTTCAGAAATGGAGATCATACGATGACGATGATTCGTACTGAAAACGGAAAAACTATTCAAATTCAACACGATGTTACTTCTCCTCGTCCATACAGCAGAATGTATCAATTGAGCGGAACTAAAGGTTTTGCTAATAAATATCCAATGGAAGGTTATGCTTTAGATGGTAAAGAATTAGGGGATGATGTAAAACCAAATCATGAAAAATTAAGCGCTCACTCTTTTGTTCCTGCAGAAGTTAAAAAAGCGTTGATGGAAAAATACAAACACCCAATTGTAAAAGATATCGAAGAGCAAGCTAAAAAAGTAGGTGGTCACGGCGGAATGGATTTCGTAATGGACTACCGATTAATTTACTGCCTTCAAAAAGGATTGCCATTAGATATGGACGTTTACGATTTAGCAGAATGGTCTTGCTTAGGTCCGTTAACAGAAATTTCTCTTGACAACAATTCAGCTCCTGTAGAAATTCCTGATTTCACACGCGGAGGTTGGAACAAGCTACAAAAACTAGAGTTTTCAAATTAA